In Mauremys mutica isolate MM-2020 ecotype Southern chromosome 16, ASM2049712v1, whole genome shotgun sequence, one DNA window encodes the following:
- the LOC123351164 gene encoding chromo domain-containing protein cec-1-like isoform X3, which yields MDVLRRYLRRKVAPEPEGSSCQRPQTESCPSIRMACEAGPGHPRRWSCSALLTGRKPAPRAGAEQRETTSRPRWRWPKFNLGRQDSAHGRSQATQLWVCFCWKACPHPSCVGQQEAFPGQELGDRCLSCLTVAGEESSYSLEVLCNTEAEWSSTAARVTLCPCLSDAETPTDQSEKDFAPEEKTEEDEDPDTEREEEEEDLKTEEEEKQEEQVLISEKEEEVEELVMKEEENITTEEEEDLDTEEKGEEEISIEENKEEDENLFAEKEEEEEEEEEEENVSAEKEEEEEEGGMCLKRRKRRI from the exons atggacgTGCTGAGAAGGTATCTCAGGAGGAAGGTGGCCCCGGAGCCAGAGGGGAGCAGCTGCCAGCGTCCCCAGACAGAGAGCTGCCCCTCCATCCGCATGGCATGTGAAGCAGGCCCCGGCCACCCCAGGAGATGGTCCTGCTCGGCCTTGCTCACTGGGAGGAAACCAGcccccagggctggtgctgagCAGAGAGAGACAACATCCAGGCCGAGATGGAGGTGGCCTAAGTTCAATctgggcaggcaggactcagCCCATGGCAGGAGCCAGGCAACGCAGCTCTGGGTTTGCTTCTGCTGGAAGGCCTGCCCTCATCCCAGCTGCGTGGGCCAGCAGGAAGCAttcccagggcaggagctgggggatcGCTGCCTCAGCTGCTTAACTGTTGCCGGAGAGGAGAGCAGCTACTCTCTGGAGGTTCTCTGCAACACGGAGGCTGAGTGGTCCTCCACTGCAG caagagTCACCCTCTGCCCTTGTCTCTCTGATGCAGAGACCCCCACAGACCAGTCAGAGAAGGACTTTGCCCCTGAGGAAAAGACAGAGGAGGATGAAGACCCTGAcacagaaagagaggaagaggaggaagatctaaagacagaggaggaggagaagcaggaagagCAAGTCCTGATTAGTgaaaaagaggaggaggtggaggagctagtgatgaaagaggaggagaacattaccactgaggaggaggaagacctggacacagaggagaagggggaggaggaaatatCTATAGAAGAGAACAAGGAGGAGGATGAGAACCTGTTtgcagaaaaggaagaagaggaggaggaggaagaggaagaggagaatgtgtctgcagaaaaggaagaagaggaggaggagggggggatgtgtctgaagagaaggaagaggagaatcTGA